TCCGCGGTCAATGCCAATCCATCCGGTGCGAACACGCCGTCGGCCGCGGTGCCTGCCAGACAGGCGAGAATAGCCTTTTCCTCATCGGTGGCGATGTCCTTCCAGTCCGTTGACACCATCGCGGCGGACAGACCGGGTAGTCCCGTCTGTGCGAGCGCGGCAAGATGGATGGCGGTGATGTCGCTGTATCCGACGATGATCTTCGGCGCCCGCCGCAGCGAGTTGAAATCGATGCCGGACAGGATGCGCAGGGCACCGAAGCCACCACGGGCGCAGAACAACGCTGCGATGTCATCTCGCGCCAGCATCTCATTCAGGTAGTGCAGACGATCTGAATCACTGTCGGCGAGATAACCGTCTCGCTTGTCCATGTCGAATGCCGTCACGACGTTGAAGCCCGCGTTGCGGAGCCTGGCGAGACCGGCTTCCAGGTCCGATTCGTTCGCGGGCGCACTGGCAGGAGCCACGACGCCAACCGTGCCTCCGGGGCGCAGAGGCCGAACGGCAGATACCTTGTCTGGCGGGCGAGGCATGATTCTAAAACCAGTTCTTGCGTTTGAACATGACGAGTAGCCCGATCACGGTGGAGAGCATGACCGCAATGACGACAGGATAACCAAGAGGCCAACTCAACTCAGGCATATTGTCAAAATTCATCCCGTACACACCGGCGATGAACGTCAGCGGAATGAACAGTGTCGCGATGATCGTCAACACCTTCATCACCTCGTTCGCCCGGGTGGTCAGACTCGCGTGGTGGAAATCCAGGAGCCCGGTCGTCGAGTCCTTGAGCGCCTCGACCGCGTCAATGATCAGCGACACATGGTCTTTCACGTCCCGAAGGAACGGATGAATGTCGCGTCCCAGAGCGCTGGAATCCATCTTTTCGAGAGACAGAAGAAGTTCGCGCACCGGCCACACGGCGCGTCTGACCTGAATGAGCGATCGGCGGAGATCGTATATCCTGGATTGGGTACCTGATGCCGGATCTGTGAGCAGTTCCTCTTCCAGCCGGTCGACCACGTCACCGATGACGTCTATAACTGTGAAGTAGTGATCGACCACGGCGTCGATAATCGCGTAACCCAGGTATCCCGATCCTCGTCTTCGGATCCGCCCGCCTCTTCCGCGTAGTCTCTCCCGCAGCGGATCGAAGACGTCCCCAGACTCTTCCTGGAATGTTACCACGCATCGCGGTCCGATAACGATGCTGAGTTGTTCGGACTTCAACCGATCGACATCGTGGTCAACCTGAAGCATGCGGAGCACCACGAAAATATGTTCACCGTCAGGGTCCGCTTTCGGACGCTGATGCGG
Above is a genomic segment from Rhodothermales bacterium containing:
- a CDS encoding LD-carboxypeptidase; this translates as MPRPPDKVSAVRPLRPGGTVGVVAPASAPANESDLEAGLARLRNAGFNVVTAFDMDKRDGYLADSDSDRLHYLNEMLARDDIAALFCARGGFGALRILSGIDFNSLRRAPKIIVGYSDITAIHLAALAQTGLPGLSAAMVSTDWKDIATDEEKAILACLAGTAADGVFAPDGLALTAERSGEAEGRSIGGNLSVLCKLVGSRYFPDPTDAILFIEEVGEPPYRIDGLLAQLHLSGVLDRIGGLVIGGITDAEPPDGKPSLMLDDILNHYFDLVDGPVASGLSYGHFQPKVPMPVGTRMRLNVRGETARLVALEQLVPIA
- the corA gene encoding magnesium/cobalt transporter CorA, whose product is PHQRPKADPDGEHIFVVLRMLQVDHDVDRLKSEQLSIVIGPRCVVTFQEESGDVFDPLRERLRGRGGRIRRRGSGYLGYAIIDAVVDHYFTVIDVIGDVVDRLEEELLTDPASGTQSRIYDLRRSLIQVRRAVWPVRELLLSLEKMDSSALGRDIHPFLRDVKDHVSLIIDAVEALKDSTTGLLDFHHASLTTRANEVMKVLTIIATLFIPLTFIAGVYGMNFDNMPELSWPLGYPVVIAVMLSTVIGLLVMFKRKNWF